Below is a genomic region from Verrucomicrobiota bacterium.
AAAATGCAAGCGCGCTGCGGCCAACATTTCAACTACTGGATCCACTCCATAGGCGTCATAACCTTCAGCCAGCAAGGCATGTAATTCGCGTCCGCTGCCACAACCGATATCCAAAACCCGAGTTCCAGGTAGGAACGCTTGCGTAAAATAACGCCGCGCTGGGCTGTCTATGGATAAATATTGCGCTGCAACGTCAGCAGCGTGGCCTGAGTAATAATTAACTGTCTGGGCATCCATCAGACCAGCAGCCTTTCCGCAGAGTCACTTAACGATTGCAAGCGAACCAAAACGTAGAAACTCGGCCTCACTATTTCACTCATATTCATGGACAAAAAGCTTAGCATTAATTCTCAGGTTGACTTGGGAAGGTGGACATTGATCGTTTGATTTAGGCTTCTGCTTCCGGTGCTGGCAACTGCTTTGCGATTTCGATTCTTTGCGGCAATCGGGCGCGAGCCAACCGAACAGCCTCGTGGAGTTTGCGTTCCAGTTCTTTCTTGGGCAGGGCAGAAGTCCAATAAGCCGCCACGTGAATGCCGCTTTTTTCCAATGCCAGCAATTCCACGTGTTCCGCTGTCTTTCCCGCGCACAGAATAAGGCCCAGCGGTTCGGTTTCGTCCGGTTCGCACTCATATTTCTTGAGCCAGTTCAAATAAAGCTCCATCTGGCCTTTGTCGGCGGCCTCAAAATCGCCGATCTTTAAATCCATCGCAATGAGCCGTTGTAATTTTCGGTGATAAAAAAGAAGGTCGAGGTAGTAGTCACGCCCATCAATCTGCATCCGCTTTTGCCGTTCAACAAAACAGAATCCGACTCCTAACTCCAAAATGAACGCCTCCATTTCGCGCAAGATCGCAGCCTCTACATCCTTTTCAACAAAGGTGTCCTTGAGCCCAAGAAAATCGAGCAGATACGGATCACGAAACACCAAGTCAGGCGAGAGCTTGTCCTCCTCCCGCAGTTGTTTGAGCTCCA
It encodes:
- a CDS encoding PDDEXK nuclease domain-containing protein, encoding MALKRKLAQTKTLSVFPARGGAKVLLSDLRTLILAARENAAQTINSALVILYWQIGARIRRDILQEKRADYGERIVDALGRQLEREFGRGFTRRNVFNMVRFAEVFPDPKIVHALSAQLNWTHLRRVIYIDDPLKRDFYAEMCRLERWSTRTLEKKIGGMLFERTALSRKPARLIEMELKQLREEDKLSPDLVFRDPYLLDFLGLKDTFVEKDVEAAILREMEAFILELGVGFCFVERQKRMQIDGRDYYLDLLFYHRKLQRLIAMDLKIGDFEAADKGQMELYLNWLKKYECEPDETEPLGLILCAGKTAEHVELLALEKSGIHVAAYWTSALPKKELERKLHEAVRLARARLPQRIEIAKQLPAPEAEA